GTCGAAGCGGCTTCCGAGAAACCGCCCGCGCTCCATCCGCCGACGGACAGCACGAGGTTCAGCGCGGGATGCTCCCGCTTGATCGTCCGCAGCGCCGCCGTTTGCTTCAAATGCTCCGTGCGAATTTCATCGTCGCGTACATGCCCGAACGCGATGTTCAGATGCGTCAGCTTCCGCAAATCCTCCGGCTTCACGTCCGGCAGATGGGCATCGGACGCATAGCCGGCCACAATATAGTTTCGCTCCACGCTTGTCCTCACTCCCCCGCCTTTAGACGATGCACTCGTCCCAGAACCGGCGCAGGTTATCCATCGCGATGCGGGAGGCCGACCTGCATTCTTCCATTCCTTCGAACTCGACGGTGATGTACCCGTCGTAGCCCGATTCCTTGATCAGCCGGACGATTTTCCGGATCTCGATATCGCCCTGCCCGATAATCGCCCCGCGCAAATAGTTTCCGTACGCGGTCTTGAACCATGCTCCGTCGCCCGGGTGCTCGTCGTAGGGACGGAAGTAGAAGTCCTTGAAATGAACGAGCGACGCGTAAGGCAAGTTTTTCTTCACGCCGATAATCGAGTTCTCGTCCGCGCACATAAAATTGCCGATGTCGAGCGTCGTCTTGAAGTTCGGGCGGTTCACGGCGTGCAGGACACGCTGCACCCGGTCGCTCGCCTGCACGGAGAAGCCGTGGTTCTCGATCGTCGTCGTGATGCCGTACTGCGCCGCATAATCGGCGATGTGCTGGCTGCCTCTCACCATATGATGGAGATTGTCCTCAAACCACCGGATGCTCATTAGCTCCTCGGGAATCGTAAAGGCCGTAACGTCGTGGCGCAGGTGCTTGATGCCGAGGCGGCGAAGGAGATCGACGTGCTCCTTGACCCGGGCCACCTCCGCTTCGAACAGCTCTTCCGTCTCCTGGACGAAATTCGCGGGCATCGAATAGTTGGACAGCGCGATCCCGGCTTCCTTCGCTTTCTCCCGGACGGCATCCGCCAGCTCCGGGTTGTCCACCAGGGTAAACCCGTACGGGACGAGCTCCAGATGCTCCCCTCCGTTGGCGGCCACCCACTCGATGACGTCCAGAATCGTCATTTCTCCGGCTTTAATCGCATTCAGCAAGCTGTACGAGCTAAGTCCGACTTTCATCTTCATATCCCTCCGCATTCAAATGTGAATCACTTGCAAACCGCTGTCCCCTATTTCCGCAGCGATATTTTTGTTAGTATAAATTTGTTAAGATCATGTGACGGCCGGGGGAGAAGCAATTGAAATGGTCTTATTTTAGATCCAGGCTTTTCTTGAAATATATTTGGTCCTATTTGTTTATCCTGCTGATTCCGTTAATTCTGACGACCTTATTCATTTATCAAAATGCCGTCAGCAGCCTCCGCTCTCAAATCGAGCAGTCCCGTTACAACCAGTTGACGCAGACGAAAAACATTATCGACGCCCGTCTGAAGGAGCTCGGCGAGATCGCGTCCCGCCTCTCCTACGACGACAGGCTGACCCCGAGCCGCGTTCACGACCCGTATTACAGCCGGGACGCCATCCAGGCGCTGGACCAATACAAGGCGACCAGCTCGATCATCGGCGAATTGTTTTTGTATTTTCACAAGGATCAGCGGATCTATTCTTCCAAAGGCATGTCGAGTCTGGACGTGTTCGCGGACAAATACAGCTTTCGCAGCTGGAACCGGACCGAGCTCGTCAAGGACTTGAACGGCGTGAAATATCCGACGATGCGGCCGGCCGACGCCGTCAGGCAAACCTACCTGCAAAAATCGATTCTCGCCTACCTGGTTCCCATCACCCCCAATAACCCGAATCCGCACGGCACCGTGTTGTATTTCATCGAAGAATCCGAGCTGAACGGCCTGATAGATTCTATATTAGGCAATTATAAAGGATTGTCCTACATATTTGACGATAAAGGCCAAATTTTAGCTGCCAACCGTCAGGGCGAATCGATCGGGGATGCGGACGCCAGGTCCTTGTTCGACCTGCCTCCCGGCATTCACAGCCGGACGCTGAACGGCATTCCGCACTCCGTCGTTTCCGTCAAGTCCGGCCAAAACGGCTGGACGTATTTGTCGGTTATGCCAAGCACCCAGTTTTTCAGCAGCGTCGTGCACGTCCGCAGCTTCATCATCATGCTGCTCTGCATCGCCGCTCTCGCGGGTGCCTTCATCGCGCTGCTGCTCGCCCGAATGCAGTACGAGCCGATCTCCTCGCTTGCGGAATACGCGAATCATCCGAAGCGGACGGCCGGCGGCTCGCCCCCGCGCGGCAACGAGCTGGAACGCATTCATTTTGCGCTTCGCGAATACAGCTCGCTGGCGGATCTGCAGGAGCCTTACGCCCGCAACCACGTGCTCTACATGCTGCTCAAATACGGGAATACGGACAGCCTGACGCCGGAGCTTCAGGAGGCGTTCGGTCTCCGGTTCGACCGTCCCCGCCATTTCGCGATGGTAACGGGATGGGGCGCGCGGAACGACGGCCGGCAGGACCCGGAGAGCCTGCGCAGGCTTCTTGCGCGGGCGGAATACGCCGCGCTCGGCGCCTGCACGTACGGCGTGGAGCTTCCCCAGGCCGATCATCTTGCGCTGATCGTCAGCTTCGTCCCGGACGGTATGACGGAGGAATTCCTTCAGGTCCGGCAAATCGTCGAGGCGGTCCGCGGCAGGATGCGGGAGCTGTTCGACGTCATTCCGGCGATCGGCGTCGGCACCTGCTATTCGAAGCCGGAGCAGCTGAACCCGTCCTATATCGAAGCCTGCTCCGCGTTCGAGCTGCGGGCGGAAGGCAGCGCGGGCACCGCCACCTACTTCGAGAAGCTGTCCGATGAGCCGAAGCTCGCGTCCTGGATTCCCGGCAGCGAGCTGCTGAAGCTTTCCCAGAGCTTGAAGCAGGGCAGCTACGACGTGGCCGCGCAAACGATCGGCACGGCCGTCCGGAGCCTGCAGACGTCACGGCCGTCCGATCTGCTCGCGCGGTGCATCTGCTTCGACATCCTGAATACGATGCTGCGAACCGCATCGGAGCTGGACTTTCATGACGCGATACACGACATTGCGCCTCATGCGATTTCCGGCGGTTCATGGGAGGACGCGGAGAACGTCTTCCTTGGACTCGCGTCCCGCATCTGCGCCCAGGTCGAACGCAAAAACCGGATCGAGGAGCACTCCCAGATCGACCGGATCGCGGCGTACATCGATCGGCATTATGCGGATCATACGCTTAGTCTCGAGAAAATCGCCTTCGAGTTCGCCGTCTCGCCGTCGCACGTCAGCCGTTCGTTCAAGGAGAAGGTCGGTCTCAATTTCATCCAGTATATCTGGCAGAAGCGGCTCGAAGAGGTGAAGCGCCAATTAACGTCGACAAGCGATCCGCTGAAGGACATCATCGCCCGGGTCGGCTACCTGGATACCCCGAACTTCATCCGCCGTTTCAAGAAAGAAACGGGGCTGACGCCGGGGCAGTTCCGCAAGCTTTATGATTCCGCCGGCGAGACGGACGATTCGCCGGACGGCACCGAGGGCAGATAAAAATCAACATATCCGGTCACAATGGACGGGATATGTTGATTGTTTTTTCATCTCGCGGATGATTATTTGGCAGTTTGATTCCACGTGTCGTAGGCCTGCTGATAAATTTCGACCAGCCGGTCGCCGCCCATTTTCTTCACCTGCGACAAATAGTTGTCCCAGCCCGAGAGCGGCTCCTGGCCGGTGACGAATTTGGCCTCCATCTGCTTTACATACGTATCGAGGTCGGACCGGATCGCCGAGACCTCCGACTGCTGGTCGTTCGTCAAATAGACGTTCGGGAACGGCGCCTTGGCGATCGGCAGCAGCTTCGTCGCGTTTTGCTGATCCAGCCATTTGTCGAAGTCCCCCTGGAGCCCGTTCGTCAAATCGCTCGTATTGATTCCCGGCGCCACAATGCCATAATTCGGCGTCAGCTTCGATCTGTAATCGTCGCGGTTGCCGCCGCCCGGCACCGGCAGCCATTCCTTCACATGGTTCGTTTTGTCCTTATATTTCCAAAGGACGTTCTCGGGTCCCTGCGAGAACAGGGTCGCGCCGTCGTAGCTGTACAAATAATCGACCCAGCGCATGGAAGCTTCCGGCGACGGATTGGTGCTCGAAATCGCGAAGGTGCCATTGGCCGAAATGCCGGGATGCTTACCGTAAACCGGCGAGTCCGCGATCTCGCTCTTGACCGGTGTCATGAGCGGATTGCTCTCGTCCGAATCGCCGCCGAGCGTAAAATTCGGAAACCAGTCGTTGAACAGCCCGATCTGGTTATTCTTTCCTTTTGCTTTCTTCTGGTCGTCCGTTTGCGAGAACGTATCGTGATCCAGCAAATCCTCGTTCCACAGGCGGTTCATGAAGGTCAGGTAGCCTTTGTAGCCCTCTTCCTGGAACGGGTAGTGAACTTTGCCCTGCTTGTCGGCGTAAATATCCTCGTTGTACATGCCCCAGAAGCCGAAGAAATACATGCGCAGGTCGTCCAGCTTGACGGAAGTGAGCGGAATTTCGTCCTTTTTCCCGTTGTGGTTCGGGTCCTCGTTTTTGACCCGCTTCAGGTACGTGTACAGCTCATCCGTCGTCTTCGGCTCCGAAGCGCCGAGCGCCTTCAGAAACTTGCCGTTGTACCACATCGGGCCGCGGTACCAGACGGCGGACAGATCGATATACGGCAGCGCGTATATATGGCCGTCGGGCGTCGTGAAAGACTTGCGGATATCCGGATGCTCGTCGAAAATTTTCTTGAGGTTCGGCGCGTAGCCGCCGTCAATGTACTTCTCCAGCGGAAGCAGCACGCCCTGGCTGCCGTACGTCACCTGCTCGGCCGGCGTCAGGTCCGCCGCGTAGAAGATGTCCGGCAGGGTGCCGCTTGCGAAGATCAGGTTCTTCTTTGCCGAAAA
This genomic window from Paenibacillus humicola contains:
- a CDS encoding sugar phosphate isomerase/epimerase family protein; the encoded protein is MKVGLSSYSLLNAIKAGEMTILDVIEWVAANGGEHLELVPYGFTLVDNPELADAVREKAKEAGIALSNYSMPANFVQETEELFEAEVARVKEHVDLLRRLGIKHLRHDVTAFTIPEELMSIRWFEDNLHHMVRGSQHIADYAAQYGITTTIENHGFSVQASDRVQRVLHAVNRPNFKTTLDIGNFMCADENSIIGVKKNLPYASLVHFKDFYFRPYDEHPGDGAWFKTAYGNYLRGAIIGQGDIEIRKIVRLIKESGYDGYITVEFEGMEECRSASRIAMDNLRRFWDECIV
- a CDS encoding helix-turn-helix domain-containing protein, translated to MKYIWSYLFILLIPLILTTLFIYQNAVSSLRSQIEQSRYNQLTQTKNIIDARLKELGEIASRLSYDDRLTPSRVHDPYYSRDAIQALDQYKATSSIIGELFLYFHKDQRIYSSKGMSSLDVFADKYSFRSWNRTELVKDLNGVKYPTMRPADAVRQTYLQKSILAYLVPITPNNPNPHGTVLYFIEESELNGLIDSILGNYKGLSYIFDDKGQILAANRQGESIGDADARSLFDLPPGIHSRTLNGIPHSVVSVKSGQNGWTYLSVMPSTQFFSSVVHVRSFIIMLLCIAALAGAFIALLLARMQYEPISSLAEYANHPKRTAGGSPPRGNELERIHFALREYSSLADLQEPYARNHVLYMLLKYGNTDSLTPELQEAFGLRFDRPRHFAMVTGWGARNDGRQDPESLRRLLARAEYAALGACTYGVELPQADHLALIVSFVPDGMTEEFLQVRQIVEAVRGRMRELFDVIPAIGVGTCYSKPEQLNPSYIEACSAFELRAEGSAGTATYFEKLSDEPKLASWIPGSELLKLSQSLKQGSYDVAAQTIGTAVRSLQTSRPSDLLARCICFDILNTMLRTASELDFHDAIHDIAPHAISGGSWEDAENVFLGLASRICAQVERKNRIEEHSQIDRIAAYIDRHYADHTLSLEKIAFEFAVSPSHVSRSFKEKVGLNFIQYIWQKRLEEVKRQLTSTSDPLKDIIARVGYLDTPNFIRRFKKETGLTPGQFRKLYDSAGETDDSPDGTEGR
- a CDS encoding extracellular solute-binding protein, with amino-acid sequence MKKSAALSVSLTLLASVLAACGSDSGKDAGSAAAGTSAANKPAADAASDVSKDGFPIVSKPLTLKMMSQDIGVQDWNKMPVLQDMEKMTGIKMQYQNVPTDSFSAKKNLIFASGTLPDIFYAADLTPAEQVTYGSQGVLLPLEKYIDGGYAPNLKKIFDEHPDIRKSFTTPDGHIYALPYIDLSAVWYRGPMWYNGKFLKALGASEPKTTDELYTYLKRVKNEDPNHNGKKDEIPLTSVKLDDLRMYFFGFWGMYNEDIYADKQGKVHYPFQEEGYKGYLTFMNRLWNEDLLDHDTFSQTDDQKKAKGKNNQIGLFNDWFPNFTLGGDSDESNPLMTPVKSEIADSPVYGKHPGISANGTFAISSTNPSPEASMRWVDYLYSYDGATLFSQGPENVLWKYKDKTNHVKEWLPVPGGGNRDDYRSKLTPNYGIVAPGINTSDLTNGLQGDFDKWLDQQNATKLLPIAKAPFPNVYLTNDQQSEVSAIRSDLDTYVKQMEAKFVTGQEPLSGWDNYLSQVKKMGGDRLVEIYQQAYDTWNQTAK